In a single window of the Raphanus sativus cultivar WK10039 unplaced genomic scaffold, ASM80110v3 Scaffold4205, whole genome shotgun sequence genome:
- the LOC130507236 gene encoding uncharacterized protein LOC130507236: protein MRAPSLLAQCWPGLMPQDCSGVSALSEKDLQLPSPAVEIIPSKTATHHRYSGENLDVLGLQIFKGKVSVADMIGLSSSETAPPKYEGSMKSWESAIVLVDVLKNEIRDGQLSFRGKRVLELGCNYGVPGIFACLKGASSVHFQDLNAETLRCTTIPNVLANLDQARDRQSRQPEVLLTPSRQAVSASVRFFAGEWEELPTVLSIIRTDVLEPANPGMNLSFSEEDFMDGCSSQDGSITGQPDFSSRRSRKLSGSRAWERANETEQGGECGYDVILMTEIPYSVTSLKKLYSLIKKCLRPPYGVVYLAAKKQYVGFNSGARHLRNLVDEETILGAHLIKETTDRDVWKFFLK from the exons ATGCGCGCACCATCTTTGCTTGCGCAATGCTGGCCCGGTTTGATGCCTCAGGATTGTAGTGGTGTGTCTGCACTATCTGAGAAGGATTTGCAGCTTCCATCACCAGCTGTTGAGATCATACCTTCTAAG aCAGCAACTCATCACAGGTATTCAGGGGAGAATCTAGATGTGCTCGGTTTACAAATTTTCAAG GGAAAAGTAAGTGTTGCTGATATGATCGGCCTCTCTAGCTCAGAAACTGCTCCCCCAAAATATGAAG GTTCTATGAAAAGTTGGGAAAGTGCTATTGTTCTTGTTGATGTACTTAAAAACGAGATCCGTGATGGACAGCTTAGCTTCAGGGGCAAAAGGGTCCTCGAG CTAGGTTGCAACTATGGAGTTCCTGGGATATTTGCCTGCTTGAAG GGTGCTTCCTCAGTCCACTTTCAAGACCTCAATGCTGAAACATTAAGATGCACAACCATCCCAAACGTTCTTGCAAACCTTGACCAAGCTCGGGACAGGCAAAGCCGTCAGCCAGAAGTCCTTCTCACACCATCAAGACAAGCCGTCTCTGCATCTGTCCGCTTCTTTGCTGGAGAATGGGAAGAGCTCCCGACCGTTTTATCCATCATAAGAACCGATGTCCTTGAACCAGCTAACCCGGGAATGAACCTGAGTTTCTCAGAGGAAGACTTCATGGACGGATGTAGCAGCCAAGATGGGAGCATTACAGGACAGCCAGATTTCTCCTCGAGGAGATCAAGGAAGCTCTCTGGAAGCAGGGCGTGGGAACGAGCAAATGAGACTGAGCAAGGTGGAGAATGTGGGTATGATGTTATACTAATGACTGAGATCCCTTACTCGGTTACTTCTCTGAAGAAACTATATTCTCTCATTAAGAAG TGCCTGAGACCACCTTATGGTGTGGTGTATTTGGCGGCAAAGAAGCAGTATGTGGGATTCAACAGTGGAGCGAGACATCTGAGGAACTTGGTGGATGAGGAAACTATCTTAGGAGCTCATTTGATTAAGGAAACTACAGACAGAGATGTGTGGAAGTTCTTCCTCAAGTAA